From Pseudomonas sp. FP2335, the proteins below share one genomic window:
- a CDS encoding AGE family epimerase/isomerase — MTTQPLPASSWLNAPAHHAWLAAEGQRLLAFAKAARLPDGFGNLDDRGQLPADAHAETMNTARMTHSFAMAYALGLPGYAEWVAHGVAALNGPLKDAQHGGWFATPRALDGNRGKAAYLHAFVALAASSAVVAGVPGAQALLNDAIHIIDQCFWNEEEGVMLETFAQDWSGVEAYRGANSNMHATEAFLALADVTGDTRWLDRALRIVERVIHTHAAGNQYMVIEHFDAHWQPLLDYNEDNRADGFRPYGITPGHGFEWARLVLHLEASRLRAGLVTPDWLLTDAKGLFASACEYAWAVDGAPGIVYTLDWNQRPVVRERLHWTHAEASAAAQALLKRTGELHYETWYRRFWEFCETHFIDRIHGSWHHELSPRNQPSSTIWAGKPDLYHAWQAVLLPALPLAPSMASALGAGSYVTSW; from the coding sequence ATGACCACCCAACCACTGCCTGCCAGCAGTTGGCTGAACGCGCCTGCCCATCACGCCTGGCTTGCCGCCGAAGGCCAGCGTCTGTTGGCATTCGCCAAGGCCGCGCGCCTGCCCGACGGTTTCGGCAACCTGGACGACAGAGGCCAATTGCCGGCCGATGCCCACGCCGAAACCATGAACACTGCCCGTATGACCCACAGCTTTGCCATGGCCTACGCCCTTGGCCTGCCGGGTTACGCCGAGTGGGTGGCCCACGGTGTCGCGGCCCTCAATGGTCCGCTGAAGGATGCGCAGCACGGTGGCTGGTTCGCCACGCCCCGCGCCCTCGATGGCAACCGTGGCAAGGCTGCTTACCTGCACGCCTTTGTCGCCCTGGCTGCCAGCTCCGCGGTGGTGGCCGGCGTTCCCGGTGCCCAGGCCCTGCTAAACGACGCGATCCACATCATCGACCAGTGCTTCTGGAACGAGGAGGAGGGCGTCATGCTCGAAACCTTTGCCCAGGATTGGAGTGGCGTCGAAGCCTATCGCGGCGCCAACAGCAACATGCACGCCACCGAGGCCTTCCTCGCCCTGGCCGATGTAACCGGTGACACGCGTTGGCTGGACCGTGCGCTGCGGATCGTCGAGCGGGTGATCCATACCCACGCCGCCGGCAACCAGTACATGGTGATCGAACATTTCGACGCCCACTGGCAGCCCCTGCTGGATTACAACGAAGACAATCGCGCCGACGGCTTCCGCCCCTACGGCATCACTCCTGGCCATGGGTTCGAGTGGGCGCGGCTGGTGCTGCACCTGGAGGCCTCGCGCCTGCGCGCTGGGTTGGTCACGCCGGACTGGTTGTTGACCGACGCCAAAGGCCTGTTCGCCAGCGCCTGCGAATACGCTTGGGCGGTCGATGGTGCGCCCGGCATCGTCTACACCCTGGACTGGAACCAGCGCCCGGTGGTGCGTGAGCGCCTGCACTGGACCCACGCCGAAGCCAGCGCCGCAGCTCAGGCCTTGCTCAAACGCACCGGTGAGTTGCACTACGAAACCTGGTATCGGCGTTTCTGGGAGTTCTGCGAAACCCATTTCATCGACCGCATCCACGGCAGCTGGCACCACGAGCTCAGCCCGCGCAACCAACCCAGCAGCACGATCTGGGCTGGCAAGCCGGACCTGTACCATGCCTGGCAAGCGGTGCTGCTGCCTGCGCTACCGTTGGCGCCAAGCATGGCCAGTGCATTGGGGGC
- a CDS encoding ATPase — translation MRNDAKDDFDDVPSLRADVGDDDDFEPTPATSVRSRNTKVVKVKSASTGPLWALIGALLFAFAGLAWWSFQQISLMGQQLVATQESFARISEEAAGRLQDISGKVVASEASVNNGSEALKLQIRQLETQLLEQGKQQVGVAGQATELDKRLATMTASTTELSSANSKLQGQVQALTDAVAGLKAAQGEAAKRDAEFKELAADVAALKKQGNPSAAIARLEQDLVVLKSAQENQPASSDAPTNKEFDVFRIQTTRNITTLQSQVQNLQQQLNAPARVTPLGQ, via the coding sequence ATGCGTAACGATGCCAAAGACGATTTCGACGACGTTCCCAGCCTGCGCGCCGATGTAGGGGATGACGATGATTTCGAACCGACTCCCGCCACCTCGGTGCGTTCGCGCAACACAAAGGTGGTCAAGGTCAAGAGCGCCAGCACCGGGCCATTGTGGGCCCTGATCGGCGCGCTGCTCTTCGCCTTCGCCGGGCTGGCCTGGTGGAGCTTCCAGCAGATTTCCCTGATGGGGCAGCAACTGGTCGCCACCCAGGAAAGCTTTGCGCGCATCAGCGAAGAAGCGGCGGGGCGCCTGCAGGATATTTCCGGCAAGGTCGTCGCCAGTGAGGCCAGTGTGAACAACGGCAGTGAAGCGTTGAAGTTGCAGATCCGCCAGTTGGAGACCCAGTTGCTGGAGCAGGGCAAGCAGCAGGTCGGCGTGGCCGGCCAGGCCACCGAGCTCGACAAGCGCCTGGCGACCATGACCGCCAGCACCACCGAACTGTCGAGCGCCAACAGCAAGCTGCAAGGCCAGGTGCAGGCCTTGACCGACGCCGTGGCAGGCTTGAAGGCGGCACAAGGTGAGGCGGCCAAGCGCGATGCCGAGTTCAAGGAGCTGGCCGCCGATGTGGCTGCACTGAAGAAACAAGGCAACCCAAGCGCGGCCATTGCTCGTCTGGAGCAGGACCTGGTGGTGCTCAAGAGCGCCCAGGAAAACCAGCCGGCCAGCAGCGATGCGCCGACCAATAAAGAGTTTGATGTGTTCCGCATCCAGACCACCCGCAACATCACCACCTTGCAGAGCCAGGTGCAGAACCTGCAGCAGCAACTGAATGCACCGGCCAGGGTCACCCCGCTGGGGCAGTGA
- a CDS encoding NAD(P)-dependent oxidoreductase has translation MKILVTGASGFIGGRFARFALEQGLDVRVNGRRAEGVEHLVRRGAEFIQGDLNDADLVRELCRDVEAVVHCAGAVGLWGKYQDFYQGNVLVTENVVEACLKQRVGRLVHLSSPSIYFDGRDHLGLTEEQVPKRFKHPYAATKYLAEQKVFGAQEFGLEVLALRPRFVTGAGDMSIFPRLLKMQRKNRLAIVGDGLNKVDFTSVHNLNEALLSSLLATGSALGKAYNISNGAPVPVWDVVNYVMRQMELPQVKCYRSYGLSYGVAALNEAFCAIWPGRPEPALSRLGMQVMNKDFTLDISRARHYLDYEPKVSLWTALDEFCSWWKAQDSGLK, from the coding sequence ATGAAAATTCTGGTCACCGGCGCAAGCGGCTTCATCGGCGGACGCTTTGCGCGTTTCGCTCTGGAGCAGGGCCTCGACGTGCGGGTCAACGGGCGACGCGCCGAAGGTGTGGAGCACCTGGTCAGGCGCGGTGCCGAGTTTATCCAGGGTGATTTGAATGATGCCGACCTGGTACGCGAACTGTGCCGCGACGTTGAAGCCGTGGTGCATTGCGCGGGCGCCGTCGGGTTGTGGGGCAAGTATCAGGACTTCTACCAGGGCAATGTGCTGGTGACTGAAAACGTCGTCGAGGCCTGCCTTAAACAGCGTGTCGGCCGGTTGGTGCACCTGTCGTCGCCGTCGATCTACTTTGATGGGCGCGACCACCTGGGGTTGACCGAAGAGCAAGTCCCCAAGCGTTTCAAGCATCCTTACGCCGCGACCAAATACCTGGCCGAGCAGAAGGTGTTCGGCGCCCAGGAGTTTGGCCTCGAAGTGCTGGCGCTGCGCCCGCGTTTCGTGACGGGCGCCGGCGACATGAGTATCTTCCCGCGCCTGTTGAAAATGCAGCGCAAGAACCGCCTGGCCATCGTCGGCGACGGTTTGAACAAAGTTGATTTCACCAGCGTGCACAACCTCAACGAAGCGCTGCTCAGCAGTTTGCTCGCCACAGGTTCGGCGTTGGGCAAGGCCTACAACATCAGCAACGGTGCCCCGGTGCCGGTGTGGGATGTGGTGAACTATGTGATGCGTCAAATGGAACTGCCGCAGGTGAAGTGTTACCGGTCCTACGGTTTGTCCTACGGCGTTGCGGCGTTGAACGAAGCGTTCTGCGCGATATGGCCCGGCCGCCCGGAACCGGCGCTGTCGCGCCTGGGCATGCAAGTGATGAACAAAGATTTCACCCTCGACATCAGCCGTGCCAGGCATTATCTGGACTACGAGCCCAAGGTCAGCCTATGGACCGCCCTCGACGAGTTCTGCAGCTGGTGGAAGGCCCAGGATTCGGGGCTCAAGTAA
- a CDS encoding LysR family transcriptional regulator ArgP, with protein MFDYKLLSALAAVVEQAGFERGAQVLGLSQSAISQRIKLLEARIGQPVLVRATPPTPTDIGRRLLNHVQQVRLLERDLQSQVPALDAEGMPERLRIALNADSLATWWAEAVSAFCAEQHLLLDLVVEDQTVGLKRMRAGEVAACICASERPVAGARSLLLGAMRYRALASPAFIARHFPGGVRADQLARTPALVFGPDDFLQHRYLASLGVDGGFEHHLCPSSEGFIRLTEAGLGWGLVPELQVRDQLEKGVLVELLPDKPIDVPLYWHHWRSGGQLLGLLTDHLAQACGQWLVPLD; from the coding sequence ATGTTCGACTATAAATTGCTTTCCGCCCTGGCAGCGGTGGTGGAACAGGCCGGCTTTGAACGCGGCGCCCAGGTGCTGGGGTTGTCGCAATCGGCGATTTCCCAGCGCATCAAGCTGCTTGAAGCACGCATCGGCCAGCCGGTGCTGGTGCGAGCCACGCCGCCGACGCCCACCGACATCGGCCGGCGCCTGCTTAACCATGTGCAACAGGTGCGCCTGCTGGAGCGCGACCTGCAAAGCCAGGTGCCGGCGCTGGACGCAGAGGGCATGCCCGAACGCCTGCGCATCGCCTTGAACGCCGACAGCCTTGCCACCTGGTGGGCCGAGGCGGTCAGCGCGTTTTGCGCCGAGCAGCATTTGCTGCTGGACCTGGTGGTGGAGGATCAGACCGTCGGCCTCAAACGCATGCGCGCCGGTGAAGTGGCGGCCTGTATCTGCGCCAGCGAGCGCCCGGTAGCCGGGGCCCGCAGCTTGTTGCTCGGCGCCATGCGCTATCGTGCGCTGGCCAGTCCGGCGTTTATCGCCCGGCACTTTCCCGGAGGGGTACGTGCCGATCAACTGGCGCGCACTCCGGCGCTGGTGTTCGGTCCGGATGATTTCCTGCAACACCGTTACCTGGCTTCGCTTGGTGTGGACGGTGGTTTCGAACACCATTTATGCCCATCTTCCGAAGGCTTCATCCGCCTGACGGAGGCCGGGCTCGGTTGGGGCCTAGTGCCGGAATTACAGGTGCGCGACCAGTTGGAAAAGGGCGTGCTGGTGGAGTTATTGCCAGATAAGCCCATCGATGTGCCGCTGTACTGGCATCATTGGCGCAGTGGCGGGCAACTGCTGGGCTTGTTGACCGACCATCTGGCCCAGGCGTGTGGCCAATGGCTGGTGCCGTTGGACTGA
- a CDS encoding ACT domain-containing protein — translation MTGETALATLLSSMSPQLNDGDYVFCTLPDHRIPAGCEVIGSFREQEGLTLIVKREQAEQAGLQFDYVAAWITLNVHSSLEAVGLTAAFASALGQAGISCNVIAGYYHDHLFVGRADAERALQVLRQLAADAE, via the coding sequence ATGACTGGCGAAACCGCCCTGGCGACCCTGCTAAGTAGCATGAGCCCGCAGTTGAATGACGGCGACTATGTGTTCTGCACCCTGCCCGACCACCGCATCCCGGCGGGCTGTGAAGTGATCGGCAGCTTTCGCGAACAGGAAGGCCTGACGCTGATTGTCAAGCGCGAGCAAGCCGAACAGGCAGGATTGCAGTTCGACTACGTGGCCGCCTGGATCACCTTGAACGTGCATTCGTCCCTGGAGGCTGTCGGCCTCACCGCCGCCTTTGCCAGCGCGCTGGGCCAGGCCGGAATCAGCTGCAATGTGATTGCCGGCTATTACCACGATCACCTGTTCGTCGGCCGCGCCGATGCCGAGCGTGCCTTGCAGGTATTACGGCAACTGGCGGCGGACGCGGAGTAA
- a CDS encoding LysE/ArgO family amino acid transporter, with the protein MWQSYVNGLLVALGLIMAIGTQNAFVLAQSLRREHHLPVAALCVVCDALLVAAGVFGLATVLAQNPLLLAIARWGGAAFLLWYGTLALRRAFSSQSLEQGGNLKVRSLRAVMLSALAVTLLNPHVYLDTVLLIGSLGAQQTEPGAYVAGAASASFLWFATLALGAAWLAPWLARPATWRLLDLLVAVMMFSVAYQLIAA; encoded by the coding sequence ATGTGGCAAAGCTATGTGAACGGCCTGTTGGTGGCCCTCGGTTTGATCATGGCCATCGGCACCCAGAACGCCTTTGTGCTGGCGCAAAGCCTGCGCCGCGAACACCATTTGCCCGTCGCGGCGTTGTGCGTGGTATGCGACGCGTTGTTGGTGGCCGCGGGGGTGTTCGGCCTGGCCACGGTGCTGGCGCAAAACCCGCTGCTGCTGGCGATTGCCCGCTGGGGCGGCGCGGCATTCCTGTTGTGGTATGGCACCCTGGCACTGCGTCGGGCATTTTCGAGCCAAAGCCTGGAGCAGGGCGGCAACCTCAAGGTGCGTTCGTTGCGCGCGGTGATGCTCAGTGCCTTGGCGGTGACGCTGCTCAATCCCCATGTGTATCTGGACACGGTATTGCTGATCGGCTCACTGGGCGCGCAACAAACCGAACCCGGTGCCTACGTGGCCGGGGCGGCCAGTGCGTCCTTCCTGTGGTTCGCCACCCTGGCCCTCGGTGCGGCATGGTTGGCGCCGTGGCTGGCACGCCCGGCCACCTGGCGCCTGCTGGACCTGTTGGTGGCGGTGATGATGTTCAGCGTGGCCTATCAATTGATCGCCGCCTGA
- a CDS encoding superoxide dismutase has translation MAFELPPLPYAHDALQPHISKETLEFHHDKHHNTYVVNLNNLVPGTEFEGKTLEEIVKSSSGGIFNNAAQVWNHTFYWNCLAPNAGGQPTGALAEAINAAFGSFDKFKEEFTKTSVGTFGSGWGWLVKKADGSLALASTIGAGNPLTSGDTPLLTCDVWEHAYYIDYRNARPKYVEAFWNLVNWKFVAEQFEGKTFTA, from the coding sequence ATGGCTTTCGAATTGCCGCCGCTGCCCTACGCACACGATGCCCTGCAGCCGCACATCTCCAAGGAAACCTTGGAATTCCACCACGACAAGCACCACAACACCTATGTCGTGAACCTGAACAACCTGGTGCCAGGCACCGAGTTCGAAGGCAAGACCCTGGAAGAGATCGTCAAGTCCTCTTCGGGCGGCATCTTCAACAACGCTGCCCAGGTCTGGAACCACACCTTCTACTGGAACTGCCTGGCGCCAAACGCCGGCGGTCAACCAACCGGCGCGCTGGCTGAAGCCATCAACGCTGCGTTCGGTTCGTTCGACAAGTTCAAGGAAGAGTTCACCAAGACCTCCGTCGGCACCTTCGGTTCCGGTTGGGGCTGGCTGGTGAAAAAGGCTGACGGTTCCCTGGCCCTGGCCAGCACCATCGGCGCCGGCAACCCGCTGACCAGCGGCGACACCCCGCTGCTGACCTGCGACGTGTGGGAACACGCCTACTACATCGACTACCGCAACGCGCGTCCAAAGTATGTGGAAGCGTTCTGGAACCTGGTCAACTGGAAGTTCGTGGCTGAGCAGTTCGAAGGCAAGACCTTCACTGCCTAA
- a CDS encoding bifunctional diguanylate cyclase/phosphodiesterase yields MKLELKNSLSVKLLRVVLLSALVVGVALSVAQIVFDAYKTRQAVASDAQRILDMFRDPSTQAVYSLDREMGMQVIEGLFQDDAVRMASIGHPNETMLAEKSRALQQSPSRWLTDLILGQERTFTTALVGKGPYSEYYGDLSITLDTATYGKDFIVSSVIIFISGVLRALAMGLVLYLVYHWLLTKPLSRIIEHLTSINPDRPSEHKIPQLKGHERNELGLWINTANQLLESIERNTHLRHEAESSLRRMAQYDFLTGLPNRQKLQEQLDKILIDAGRRQRRVAVLCVGLDDFKSVNEQFTYQAGDQLLLALADRLRAHSGRLGALARLGGDQFALVQADIDQPYEAAELAQSILDDLEAEFALDHEQIRLRATIGITLFPEDGDSTEKLLQKAEQTMTLAKSRSRNRYQFYIASVDSEMRRRRELEKDLRDALSRNQFHLVYQPQISYRDHRVVGVEALIRWQHPEHGLVPPDLFIPLAEQNGTIIAIGEWVLDQACRQLREWHDLGFTELRMAVNLSTVQLHHTELPRVVNNLMQIYRLPPRSLELEVTETGLMEDISTAAQHLLSLRRSGALIAIDDFGTGYSSLSYLKSLPLDKIKIDKSFVQDLLDDDDDATIVRAIIQLGKSLGMQVIAEGVETAEQEAYIISEGCHEGQGYHYSKPLPARELAAYLKQSERNNAAIL; encoded by the coding sequence TTGAAGCTGGAACTCAAAAACAGCTTGTCGGTGAAGTTGCTACGGGTCGTGCTGCTGTCGGCCTTGGTCGTGGGTGTAGCGCTGAGCGTGGCGCAGATCGTCTTTGATGCCTACAAAACGCGCCAGGCCGTGGCCAGCGATGCCCAGCGCATCCTCGACATGTTCCGCGACCCCTCGACCCAGGCCGTCTACAGCCTGGACCGCGAGATGGGAATGCAGGTCATTGAGGGCCTGTTTCAAGACGATGCGGTACGCATGGCGTCCATCGGCCATCCCAACGAAACCATGCTCGCGGAAAAAAGCCGCGCCCTGCAGCAATCCCCCAGCCGTTGGCTGACCGACCTGATTCTTGGCCAGGAACGCACGTTCACCACGGCATTGGTGGGCAAAGGTCCCTACAGCGAGTACTACGGCGACCTGAGCATCACCCTCGACACCGCCACGTACGGCAAGGATTTTATTGTCAGCTCGGTGATTATCTTTATCTCCGGAGTGCTTCGGGCCCTGGCGATGGGCCTGGTGTTGTACCTGGTCTACCACTGGCTGCTGACCAAGCCGTTGTCGCGGATCATCGAGCACCTGACGTCGATCAACCCGGACCGGCCCAGCGAACACAAGATCCCCCAGCTCAAAGGCCATGAACGCAATGAACTGGGGCTGTGGATCAATACCGCCAACCAGTTGCTCGAATCCATCGAGCGCAACACCCACCTGCGTCACGAGGCCGAGAGCAGCCTGCGGCGCATGGCGCAGTACGACTTCCTGACCGGGTTGCCCAATCGCCAGAAGCTGCAGGAACAACTGGACAAGATCCTCATCGACGCCGGCCGCCGGCAGCGCCGCGTGGCGGTGTTGTGCGTGGGCCTGGACGACTTCAAGAGCGTCAACGAGCAGTTCACCTACCAGGCCGGCGACCAATTGCTGCTGGCCCTCGCCGACCGTTTGCGCGCCCATAGCGGCCGCCTCGGCGCCCTCGCCCGCCTGGGGGGCGACCAGTTCGCCCTGGTGCAGGCCGACATCGACCAACCCTACGAAGCCGCGGAGTTGGCACAAAGCATCCTCGATGACCTCGAAGCGGAATTCGCCCTCGACCACGAACAGATCCGCCTGCGCGCCACTATAGGCATCACCCTGTTTCCGGAAGATGGCGACAGCACCGAGAAGCTGCTGCAAAAAGCCGAACAGACCATGACCCTGGCCAAGAGCCGGTCACGCAACCGCTACCAGTTCTATATCGCCAGCGTCGACAGCGAAATGCGCCGCCGCCGCGAACTGGAAAAAGACCTGCGCGACGCCTTGAGTCGCAACCAGTTCCACCTGGTGTACCAACCGCAAATCAGCTACCGCGACCACCGTGTGGTGGGCGTCGAAGCGTTGATCCGCTGGCAGCACCCGGAACATGGCCTGGTGCCGCCTGACTTGTTCATCCCATTGGCCGAACAGAACGGCACCATCATCGCGATTGGCGAATGGGTACTGGACCAGGCCTGCCGGCAGTTGCGCGAATGGCATGACCTGGGTTTCACCGAGTTGCGCATGGCGGTCAACCTGTCCACCGTGCAGTTGCACCACACCGAGTTGCCGCGAGTGGTCAACAACCTGATGCAGATCTACCGCCTGCCGCCGCGCAGCCTGGAGCTGGAAGTCACCGAAACCGGCCTGATGGAAGACATCAGCACCGCCGCCCAACACCTGCTGAGCCTGCGCCGCTCCGGAGCGTTGATCGCGATTGACGACTTCGGCACCGGCTATTCATCCCTCAGTTACCTGAAAAGCCTCCCCCTGGACAAGATCAAGATCGACAAGAGCTTCGTCCAGGACCTGCTGGATGACGACGACGATGCCACCATCGTGCGGGCGATTATCCAGTTGGGTAAAAGCCTGGGCATGCAGGTGATCGCCGAAGGCGTGGAAACCGCGGAACAAGAGGCCTACATCATCTCCGAGGGTTGCCATGAGGGGCAGGGCTATCACTACAGCAAACCGCTGCCGGCGCGGGAATTGGCCGCGTATCTGAAACAGTCAGAGCGCAATAACGCCGCGATTCTTTGA
- a CDS encoding imelysin family protein, producing MIRMPLATASLLAIAISLAGCGEGKDKAAAPQAPTPAASTTAPAAATPAGQVDEAAAKAVVAHYADMVFAVYSDAESTAKTLQTAIDAFLAKPNDETLKAARAAWVAARVPYLQSEVFRFGNTIIDDWEGQVNAWPLDEGLIDYVDKSYEHALGNPGATANIVANTEVQVGEDKVDVKEITPEKLASLNELGGSEANVATGYHAIEFLLWGQDLNGTGPGAGNRPASDYLTGDGATGGHNERRRAYLSAVTQLLVSDLEEMVGNWKPNVADNYRATLEAEPATDGLRKMLFGMGSLSLGELAGERMKVSLEANSPEDEQDCFSDNTHNSHFYDAKGIRNVYLGEYTRTDGTKLTGASLSSLVAKVDPAADSALKADLAATEAKIQVMVDHANKGEHYDQLIAAGNDAGNQIVRDAIAALVKQTGSIEAAAGKLGISDLNPDNADHEF from the coding sequence ATGATTCGTATGCCCCTGGCCACCGCCAGTCTGCTGGCCATTGCCATTTCTCTCGCCGGTTGCGGCGAAGGTAAAGACAAGGCCGCCGCGCCACAGGCGCCGACCCCGGCTGCCAGCACTACCGCTCCAGCGGCTGCCACCCCTGCCGGCCAAGTCGACGAAGCAGCTGCCAAGGCCGTGGTCGCGCATTACGCTGACATGGTGTTCGCGGTCTACAGCGACGCCGAATCCACCGCCAAAACCCTGCAGACCGCCATCGACGCGTTCCTCGCCAAGCCGAACGACGAAACCCTGAAAGCCGCCCGCGCGGCCTGGGTTGCCGCACGCGTCCCGTACCTGCAGAGCGAAGTGTTCCGCTTCGGCAACACCATCATCGACGACTGGGAAGGCCAGGTGAACGCATGGCCGCTGGACGAAGGCCTGATCGACTACGTCGACAAGTCCTACGAACACGCCCTGGGTAACCCAGGCGCGACCGCCAACATCGTCGCCAACACCGAAGTCCAGGTCGGCGAAGACAAGGTCGACGTGAAGGAAATCACCCCGGAAAAACTTGCCAGCCTCAACGAGCTGGGCGGTTCCGAAGCCAACGTCGCCACCGGCTACCACGCCATCGAATTCCTGCTCTGGGGCCAGGACCTGAACGGCACCGGCCCTGGCGCCGGCAACCGCCCAGCATCGGACTACCTGACCGGCGACGGCGCTACGGGCGGCCACAACGAGCGTCGCCGCGCCTACCTGAGCGCCGTGACCCAGCTGCTGGTGAGCGACCTGGAAGAAATGGTCGGCAACTGGAAGCCAAACGTCGCCGACAACTACCGCGCCACCCTGGAGGCTGAACCGGCCACCGACGGCCTGCGCAAAATGCTGTTCGGCATGGGTAGCCTGTCCCTCGGCGAACTGGCTGGTGAGCGTATGAAAGTGTCCCTGGAAGCCAACTCGCCGGAAGACGAGCAGGACTGCTTCAGCGACAACACCCACAACTCGCACTTCTACGACGCCAAGGGCATCCGCAACGTCTACCTGGGCGAATACACCCGCACCGACGGCACCAAGCTGACCGGCGCCAGCCTGTCGTCCCTGGTGGCCAAGGTCGACCCGGCTGCCGACAGCGCGCTGAAGGCAGACCTGGCAGCGACCGAAGCGAAGATCCAAGTCATGGTTGACCACGCCAACAAGGGTGAGCACTACGACCAGTTGATCGCGGCCGGTAACGATGCGGGCAACCAGATCGTACGTGACGCCATCGCGGCGCTGGTCAAGCAGACCGGTTCGATCGAAGCGGCGGCGGGCAAGCTGGGCATCAGCGACCTGAACCCGGACAACGCTGATCACGAGTTCTGA
- a CDS encoding TrkH family potassium uptake protein, with translation MALPTLRIIGFIIGIFLITLAIAMVVPMATLVIFERTRDLPSFLWASMITFLAGLALVIPGRPEHVHLRPRDMYLLTVTSWVVVCIFAALPFLLTQHISYTDSFFESMSGITATGSTVLSGLDSMSPGILMWRSLLHWLGGIGFIGMAVAILPLLRIGGMRLFQTESSDRSEKVMPRSHMVARLIVAAYVGITILGSLAFWWAGMGLFDAINHAMSAISTGGFSTSDESLAHWKQPAVHWVAVVVMILGSLPFTLYVATLRGNRKALVKDQQVQGLLGLLLVTWLVLGTWYWWTTDLHWLDALRHVALNVTSVVTTTGFALGDYSLWGNFSLMLFFYLGFIGGCSGSTAGGIKIFRFQVAYILLKANLNQLIHPRAVIKQKYNGHRLDEEIVRSILTFSFFFAITICAIALALSLLGLDWMTALTGAASTVSGVGPGLGETIGPAGNFASLPDAAKWILSLGMLLGRLEIITVFVLCIPAFWRH, from the coding sequence ATGGCGTTGCCGACCCTACGCATCATCGGTTTCATCATCGGCATCTTCCTGATCACCCTCGCAATTGCCATGGTGGTGCCCATGGCCACCCTGGTGATCTTCGAACGCACCCGCGACCTGCCCTCGTTCCTGTGGGCCAGCATGATCACCTTTCTCGCCGGCCTGGCCCTGGTCATCCCCGGCCGCCCCGAACACGTGCACCTGCGCCCACGGGACATGTACCTGCTCACCGTCACAAGCTGGGTAGTGGTATGCATCTTTGCCGCGCTGCCGTTCCTGCTGACCCAGCACATCAGCTACACCGACTCGTTTTTCGAAAGCATGTCCGGCATCACCGCCACCGGCTCCACCGTATTGAGCGGGCTGGATAGCATGTCGCCGGGCATCCTGATGTGGCGCTCGCTGCTGCACTGGCTCGGCGGTATCGGCTTTATCGGCATGGCAGTGGCGATCCTGCCGCTGCTGCGCATCGGTGGCATGCGTCTGTTCCAGACCGAATCCTCGGACCGCTCGGAAAAGGTCATGCCGCGCTCACACATGGTGGCGCGCCTGATCGTGGCGGCGTACGTGGGCATCACCATCCTGGGCAGCCTGGCGTTCTGGTGGGCCGGCATGGGTTTGTTCGATGCGATCAACCACGCGATGTCGGCGATTTCCACCGGCGGCTTCTCCACCTCCGATGAGTCGCTGGCCCACTGGAAACAACCGGCGGTGCACTGGGTCGCGGTGGTGGTGATGATCCTCGGCAGCCTGCCGTTCACCCTGTATGTCGCCACGTTACGCGGCAACCGCAAGGCGCTGGTCAAGGATCAGCAGGTGCAGGGCTTGCTCGGCTTGCTGTTGGTAACCTGGCTGGTGCTCGGCACCTGGTACTGGTGGACCACCGACCTGCATTGGCTGGACGCCCTGCGCCACGTGGCGCTGAACGTTACCTCGGTGGTGACCACTACAGGTTTTGCACTGGGGGACTACAGCCTGTGGGGCAACTTCTCACTGATGCTGTTTTTCTACCTGGGCTTTATCGGCGGCTGCTCCGGCTCCACGGCGGGCGGGATCAAGATCTTCCGCTTCCAGGTCGCCTACATCCTGCTCAAGGCCAACTTGAACCAATTGATTCACCCTCGCGCGGTGATCAAGCAGAAGTACAACGGCCACCGTCTCGACGAAGAAATCGTACGCTCGATCCTGACTTTTTCGTTCTTCTTCGCCATCACCATCTGCGCCATCGCCCTTGCACTGTCGCTGCTCGGCCTGGACTGGATGACCGCGCTGACCGGCGCTGCCAGCACGGTGTCCGGCGTCGGCCCGGGCCTGGGGGAAACCATCGGCCCGGCCGGCAACTTCGCCAGCCTGCCGGATGCGGCCAAGTGGATCCTGTCGCTCGGCATGCTGCTCGGCCGACTGGAGATCATTACGGTCTTTGTTCTGTGTATTCCGGCGTTTTGGCGCCACTGA